The DNA sequence GAGCCTGACCGAACGCGACACCGGCTGGGTCTGCTGCATGTCGAAATCCGCCTTGAACGGATCGATGCACTGTTTACCGGGCCAGCACCCCTGGCCAGCCACACGCTTGCTCGCTTGCATCATGCGCCACTTCTCCTCGTCACAGGTAGCAGGTGGCCTATGAAGCGCTGACGAGCGCGGTGAGAGCAGCGGCAAAATGTTCCTGATCAGAATCCACGGCGGATGTGCGCCAGGCAGGAGCGGCCTGGCGTCGCGATGGGCTGCGCAGCAGCCCGGCGATTGGTGCACTTACGCTGAACCTTGGGGCTGCTGCGCAGCCCATCGCGACGCAAGGCCGCTCCTACAGACAGACTGGCGATTACTGGCCGTCGAGCAGCACTCGCAACATCCAGGCGGTCTTCTCATGCACCTGCATGCGCTGGGTCAGCAGGTCGGCGGTCGGTTCGTCACTGACCTTGTCCACCACCGGGAAGATGCTGCGCGCGGTACGCACCACAGCCTCCTGGCCCTGCACCAGCTGACGGATCATCTCGTCTGCAGGCGGTACCCCTTCCTCCTCCTTGATCGAGGAGTGCCGCGCATAGAAGGCATAGGACCCCGGCGCCGGGAAGCCCAGGGCGCGAATGCGCTCGGCGATCGAGTCGACCGCCAGCGCCAGCTCGTTGTACTGCTCTTCGAACATCAGGTGCAGGGTGCGGAACGACGGGCCGGTGACGTTCCAATGGAAGTTATGGGTTTTCAGATACAGCACATAGGTATCCGACAACAGGCGGGACAGCCCATCGACGATGGACTTGCGATCTTCTTCACTGATACCGATATCGATTGCCATGAAGTTCCCCTTTCCATAAGGCTTGAGACTCAAGCGGGTGCCGACCACTTTAGCAACACTTGACGCAGGGTGCATGCGACATGGCGCAGCACAGCGCCTGGCAGCCTGTGGTTTGAGTAGCCTGCGGCTTTACTGTTAAATAGGCAGCGTGCCACCCGTGCGGACTGTCATTGCCGGGTGCATAGGCCGGCCTGTCACGTGTTCGCGCTCTACACCTCATGCGCACCGCGCCGCCGGCTCTTCCTGTGACCAGCCTTATCAACTGTGAGCCAACCCATGTTCAAGATCGTCCATCTGGTGACGGGCGTGGCAGCCTTGCTGCTATCGCTCATACCCAGCCTGAAAACCGATGCAACTCCCTTCCTGCAGCAACCCGATGCGGTCTACCTGGCCCTGCTCGGCCTGCTCAACCTGATCCTGGCCCCGGTGCTGCCGCTGTACTATCGCGGCGCCCGCCAGCAGTTGCAGCACCTGGCTTGCGCGCTGCTGGTGGTGGCGGTGGTAGTGCAGACCCTGACCCTGCTGGCCCGCCCGGAAATGGGCAACCTCGCCGCACTGGTCTGCGCCGCCCTGGCCGTGGCCGCACACCTGGCCGCAGGCCTGGCCCGCAGCCCGCGCAAGGCACGCGCCAGCCAGCCCGCCACGCAGGACTCCGGCAACCGTGATACCGGTACCGTCAAGTGGTTCAACACGTCCAAAGGCTTCGGCTTCATTTCCCGCGATTCGGGCGATGATATCTTCGTGCACTTTCGCGCCATTCGCGGCGAAGGCCACCGCATCCTGGTCGAGGGCCAGCGCGTGGAGTTTTCGGTGATGCACCGCGACAAGGGCCTGCAGGCCGAAGACGTGGTCGCTGTGACCCGCCGCTGATCATCTGCAACGGCTATCCCTGCAAGGCGGGCTCGCCGGCCTTGCAGGGCTGCTGCTCATCCAGCCGTATCGGCTTCAATAATGAGGCGGCGGCGCCTCTTCCCCTTCGTTGCCGTACTGGCCGACCATCTCTTCGTAACGCTTGATCAGCTCGGCCATCTGCAATTGCAGGCGCTCGATCACCCGTGCCTGCTCGACCACAACGTCATTCAGCGCCTGGATGGCGTCATCCTGGAACGCCTGGCGGGTTTCCAGCTCGACCACTCGCATTTCCAACGACATATCAGGCCTCTAGGTAACCTTCGAGTTTCAATTCACCCAGGCGCTGGCGTATGGCTTGCACCTGCTCGTCGCCATACGCCACTGCCGGGCACTTGCCCCACACCGGCGCAGGCCAGGCAGCGTCGTGGTGGTGACGCACGATTACGTGCACATGCAGCTGACTGACCACATTGCCAAGGGCGGCAACGTTCATCTTGTCGGCGTTGTAGCTGGCCTTCAGCGCCCCAGCCAGGTAGCTGGCTTCCTGCCACAACTGCTGCTGGTCCGCCGCATCCAGTTCGAACACCTCACGGATACCAGCACGCCGGGGCACCAGGATGAACCAGGGGTAGTTGGCATCGCTGCTCAGCAGCAACTGACACAGCGGAAAATTTCCCAGCACCAGGCAATCCTGCTGCAAACGCGAATCGAGGACGAACACGGCATATCTCCTTGAGGCAGAACCCACCCGCTACAC is a window from the Pseudomonas anuradhapurensis genome containing:
- a CDS encoding Dps family protein, translated to MAIDIGISEEDRKSIVDGLSRLLSDTYVLYLKTHNFHWNVTGPSFRTLHLMFEEQYNELALAVDSIAERIRALGFPAPGSYAFYARHSSIKEEEGVPPADEMIRQLVQGQEAVVRTARSIFPVVDKVSDEPTADLLTQRMQVHEKTAWMLRVLLDGQ
- a CDS encoding SlyX family protein — encoded protein: MSLEMRVVELETRQAFQDDAIQALNDVVVEQARVIERLQLQMAELIKRYEEMVGQYGNEGEEAPPPHY
- a CDS encoding HIT domain-containing protein produces the protein MFVLDSRLQQDCLVLGNFPLCQLLLSSDANYPWFILVPRRAGIREVFELDAADQQQLWQEASYLAGALKASYNADKMNVAALGNVVSQLHVHVIVRHHHDAAWPAPVWGKCPAVAYGDEQVQAIRQRLGELKLEGYLEA
- a CDS encoding cold-shock protein is translated as MFKIVHLVTGVAALLLSLIPSLKTDATPFLQQPDAVYLALLGLLNLILAPVLPLYYRGARQQLQHLACALLVVAVVVQTLTLLARPEMGNLAALVCAALAVAAHLAAGLARSPRKARASQPATQDSGNRDTGTVKWFNTSKGFGFISRDSGDDIFVHFRAIRGEGHRILVEGQRVEFSVMHRDKGLQAEDVVAVTRR